In a single window of the Sulfolobales archaeon genome:
- a CDS encoding phosphosulfolactate synthase, producing the protein MKAFEFIEIDELPPKPRDRGLTEIRGSYYVVVTPTYLRELFEIAGDYIDIFKYSGGSMRLHPREIVLRINRLCHDYGILVSTGGFTERVLIQGPDAFDKYLEEASSLEFDIVEISSGYIDIEDEDKVELVKAVKKAGLKPKPEVSLVKGAGGAHEIWETENMPYDHMLRDIDIYLSAGAWKIMIESEGITEGVRKWRTDIVETLIKRYGLEKLMFEAAERPVFRWYIYTFGRDVNLFIDHTQVIELTALRTGLWAPKEPWGKVRYKPRTT; encoded by the coding sequence ATGAAGGCATTCGAATTTATAGAGATAGATGAGCTCCCACCAAAGCCCAGGGATAGGGGTTTAACGGAGATAAGGGGTAGCTACTATGTTGTTGTAACACCCACATATCTTAGAGAGCTATTCGAGATAGCGGGGGACTATATAGATATATTTAAATACTCAGGTGGCTCTATGAGGCTCCACCCAAGAGAGATCGTGCTCAGGATCAACAGGCTATGCCATGACTACGGAATACTGGTTTCAACAGGGGGCTTCACAGAGAGGGTTTTGATCCAGGGTCCAGATGCCTTTGATAAGTACCTAGAAGAGGCATCCTCCCTAGAATTCGATATAGTGGAGATCTCAAGCGGATATATAGATATAGAGGATGAGGATAAGGTAGAGCTTGTGAAAGCAGTTAAAAAGGCTGGGCTAAAGCCAAAGCCAGAGGTATCCCTTGTGAAAGGGGCTGGAGGGGCTCACGAGATATGGGAGACAGAGAACATGCCCTATGACCATATGTTAAGAGATATAGATATATATCTATCCGCTGGAGCCTGGAAAATAATGATCGAATCAGAGGGGATAACAGAAGGGGTTAGAAAATGGAGAACAGATATAGTGGAAACACTTATAAAGAGATACGGCTTGGAGAAGCTCATGTTCGAAGCAGCAGAGAGACCGGTGTTTAGATGGTATATATACACATTCGGCAGGGATGTAAACCTATTCATAGACCATACACAGGTGATAGAGTTAACAGCACTTAGAACAGGACTCTGGGCACCTAAAGAGCCGTGGGGGAAAGTGAGATATAAACCCCGTACCACCTAG
- a CDS encoding DUF460 domain-containing protein: protein MMIGERELVSMGIDLYRGSPASRLKATYAISIVKNGEVIYEASDIPLAKVIRLALEYKPDYIVLDNLYELARSKRELVKILSLFPYKSQILLATFDIATGYRDLREVAAEHGLLDIKRKPDPQTTARILAMLGQKGIGQAIRVWEERTKIVVSKGRSGRAGGSSEDRYLRSLRTAVLRYVRKIKEALDREGIPYQLSYRKSEGGLDRAVFIVDAPRERLSGIVRSKRGRYVIVRVKPIARTKIMISEDVERKLKPVIVGVDPGAAYGIAVIDLDGRVIATETIRGGDVYQAISSIIKYGTPILVASDKKPLPDAVRRVAAAFNAKVYEPEYVVSDSEKSSLVASTGHQVGSIHERDALAACLLAYKEYSKKFEQVERILESLEIKIPSHKVKAEIIRGSTIASAIESAIEDLLLEIEGDLSREIGVIQRIVRGVIEEESKVKNLEARISALLSERQSLIDRVRELEAELRRVASEYEEFKRRIRLDVERDRLASSLMERLRICQESYRSLEEGFEELKRDLEGLKKIVLDYEERGYRKVPRIYQPIDSPDIEDIERRGELEDMLYIIYVDDFSNMRRGDLEYLRERLKRVIVVAPQCGVRYIGDRSSHVVCVEIPQDSVIAISSRYVLIDRENLKAIKDQYRSIYESIPTPIGISEEDLERLIEEYRSSKARAIRNS from the coding sequence ATGATGATCGGTGAGAGAGAGCTAGTCTCGATGGGAATAGATCTTTATAGGGGGAGCCCAGCATCTAGGCTAAAGGCGACATACGCCATATCGATTGTGAAGAACGGCGAGGTCATATACGAGGCCTCTGACATACCCCTTGCAAAGGTTATCAGGCTAGCCCTCGAGTATAAGCCAGACTATATTGTTCTTGATAACCTATATGAGCTCGCAAGATCTAAGAGGGAGCTCGTTAAGATCCTATCGCTATTCCCATATAAGAGCCAGATACTCCTAGCAACATTCGACATAGCAACGGGGTATAGAGATCTGAGGGAGGTTGCTGCCGAGCACGGGCTTCTAGATATAAAGAGAAAGCCGGATCCACAGACCACAGCCAGGATCCTAGCTATGCTAGGTCAGAAGGGTATTGGGCAGGCTATAAGGGTTTGGGAGGAGAGAACAAAGATAGTTGTCTCCAAAGGGAGATCTGGTAGGGCTGGGGGTAGCTCTGAGGATAGATATCTGAGGAGCCTCAGAACAGCTGTGCTGAGATATGTTAGAAAGATCAAGGAGGCCCTAGATAGGGAGGGGATACCCTATCAGCTATCCTATAGAAAATCCGAGGGAGGGTTGGACAGGGCTGTCTTCATAGTAGATGCCCCGAGGGAGAGGCTTTCAGGGATTGTTAGGAGTAAGAGGGGGAGATATGTTATCGTTAGGGTTAAACCTATAGCCAGGACTAAGATAATGATCTCTGAGGATGTTGAGAGGAAATTAAAACCCGTGATAGTCGGTGTAGATCCAGGGGCTGCCTATGGAATAGCTGTAATAGATCTAGATGGGAGGGTTATAGCGACAGAGACTATAAGGGGAGGCGATGTATACCAGGCAATATCATCGATTATAAAATACGGCACACCCATATTGGTTGCAAGTGATAAGAAACCCCTGCCAGATGCTGTTAGAAGGGTTGCAGCAGCCTTCAACGCAAAGGTATATGAGCCTGAATATGTTGTGAGCGACTCGGAGAAGAGCTCTCTAGTAGCATCAACAGGCCACCAGGTTGGATCTATACATGAGAGGGATGCCTTGGCAGCATGTCTCCTAGCATATAAGGAGTATTCCAAGAAGTTCGAGCAGGTTGAGAGGATCCTAGAATCCCTAGAGATAAAGATCCCATCCCACAAGGTTAAGGCCGAGATTATAAGGGGCTCGACTATAGCCTCTGCAATAGAATCAGCTATCGAGGATCTCCTCTTAGAGATAGAGGGGGATCTAAGTAGAGAGATAGGGGTTATCCAGAGGATCGTTAGAGGGGTTATAGAGGAGGAGAGCAAGGTTAAGAACCTCGAAGCAAGGATCTCAGCCCTCCTATCCGAGAGACAATCCCTGATAGACAGGGTTAGAGAGCTAGAGGCAGAGCTTAGAAGAGTGGCGAGCGAGTATGAGGAGTTTAAGAGGAGGATTAGGCTAGATGTTGAGAGGGATAGACTTGCATCATCCCTCATGGAGAGGCTGAGGATATGCCAGGAATCCTATAGATCTCTTGAGGAGGGTTTCGAAGAGCTTAAAAGGGATCTAGAGGGGCTTAAGAAGATAGTTCTGGATTATGAGGAGAGGGGGTATAGGAAGGTGCCGAGGATATACCAGCCGATAGATAGCCCAGATATAGAGGATATAGAGAGGCGTGGGGAGCTGGAGGATATGCTATATATTATATATGTGGATGACTTCTCAAATATGAGGAGAGGGGATCTAGAGTATCTTAGGGAGAGGCTTAAGAGGGTCATAGTGGTTGCTCCACAATGTGGTGTGAGATATATAGGCGATAGATCTAGCCATGTGGTGTGCGTCGAGATACCCCAGGATAGTGTGATCGCGATATCGAGTAGATATGTGCTTATCGATAGAGAGAATCTCAAGGCAATCAAAGATCAATATAGATCTATATATGAGTCTATACCCACACCCATCGGCATATCGGAGGAGGATCTTGAGAGGCTTATAGAGGAATATAGATCCTCTAAGGCTAGGGCTATTAGAAATAGCTAG
- a CDS encoding DNA cytosine methyltransferase, whose protein sequence is MRRGYIAGVVDLFSGAGGFSRGFSEAGFEILMGVDSDRSAIRSYKANFPEAVALQEDIQEIGGEDIISILGGRPLIVIGGPPCEAFTGANPERMRDPLDRLYRDPIGRLVIHFIRIVSELEPEVFVMENVPGIMEPPLDEVIEDLFRRAGYREIYFNILRAEDYGTPSKRTRVFISNIEIKPRKRRPPTAGEALSNLPPPGSGIPNHEYVSLSPRKSKRIARVRRGDSLYLFEGAGGRRLPNYIRIDPRDIAPTVMGSSRFIHPYEDRLLTVREQARLMGFPDNHIFLGGRDEQYNQVGEAVPPPLAKAIAEEIMKQISPETEYR, encoded by the coding sequence ATGAGAAGAGGCTATATAGCAGGGGTCGTTGACCTCTTCTCAGGTGCTGGAGGCTTTTCAAGGGGGTTCTCCGAGGCTGGCTTCGAGATATTGATGGGGGTTGATAGTGATAGAAGCGCTATAAGATCCTATAAGGCTAACTTCCCAGAGGCTGTGGCTCTCCAAGAGGATATCCAGGAGATAGGGGGAGAGGATATAATATCGATCCTAGGTGGGAGGCCTCTAATAGTGATTGGAGGCCCACCATGCGAGGCCTTCACAGGTGCTAATCCAGAGAGGATGAGAGACCCTCTCGACAGGCTATACAGAGACCCTATTGGGAGGCTTGTGATCCACTTCATAAGAATTGTATCAGAGCTAGAGCCAGAGGTATTTGTTATGGAGAACGTCCCAGGGATTATGGAGCCCCCGCTGGATGAGGTGATAGAGGATCTATTTAGAAGAGCCGGGTATAGAGAGATATACTTCAACATACTCAGAGCAGAGGACTATGGAACACCCAGCAAAAGGACGAGGGTCTTCATATCTAATATAGAGATAAAGCCGAGGAAGAGAAGACCCCCAACAGCTGGCGAGGCCCTATCAAACCTCCCACCCCCAGGCTCTGGAATACCCAACCACGAATATGTAAGCCTATCACCTAGGAAATCCAAGAGGATAGCGAGGGTGAGGAGGGGAGACTCGCTATATCTATTCGAAGGAGCTGGTGGGAGGAGGCTACCAAACTATATAAGGATAGACCCAAGGGATATAGCGCCAACAGTTATGGGATCATCAAGATTTATACACCCATACGAGGATAGACTACTAACTGTTAGAGAACAAGCAAGGCTCATGGGATTCCCAGACAACCATATCTTCCTAGGAGGAAGAGACGAGCAGTATAACCAAGTGGGAGAAGCAGTACCCCCACCACTAGCCAAAGCAATAGCTGAGGAGATTATGAAGCAGATCTCCCCAGAGACAGAGTATCGATAA
- a CDS encoding RIO1 family regulatory kinase/ATPase: MAGGWTLLWKIYSRLSREEILVLRSMASVAKLYEYVPADVIRARTGIPDSILYRSLRNLVDNKLITPHKSYPTMYRLTFTGLNIASLHGLLRRGLIDGLGERIGLGKESLVYLATKGGEPLAVKFHRIGITSFRHIVRVRSYGPRFEELWWGARSIVSAEREYRALDAMWKLGARVPRAFGREYNAIVTSYIEGVDLYRAKDLKDPQAVLEGIVETARKAYQEAGIVHGDLSPYNVIVSSEGEEPYVIDWPQWIRSSEDNAIEILERDLGYIAEFFRKRFGLEVEAGVLVKRVVGGYDDR; the protein is encoded by the coding sequence ATAGCTGGAGGGTGGACCCTGCTCTGGAAGATATACTCGAGGCTTAGCAGAGAGGAGATACTTGTTCTGAGGAGCATGGCCTCAGTTGCAAAGCTATATGAATATGTCCCGGCAGATGTTATAAGGGCTAGAACCGGTATACCCGACTCCATCCTCTATAGGAGTTTGAGAAACCTTGTTGATAACAAGCTGATAACCCCTCATAAGAGCTATCCAACGATGTATAGACTAACATTCACAGGGCTTAACATAGCCTCCCTACACGGCCTACTGAGAAGAGGGCTGATAGATGGCCTTGGCGAGAGGATAGGGCTTGGGAAGGAGAGCCTTGTATACCTAGCAACCAAGGGTGGAGAGCCTCTAGCAGTTAAATTCCATAGGATAGGGATCACGAGCTTCAGACATATAGTTAGGGTGAGGAGCTACGGCCCACGATTCGAGGAGCTCTGGTGGGGTGCTAGAAGCATTGTCTCGGCTGAGAGGGAGTATAGGGCTTTGGATGCCATGTGGAAGCTGGGGGCAAGGGTTCCCAGGGCCTTTGGGAGGGAGTATAATGCTATTGTTACAAGCTATATAGAGGGTGTAGATCTATATAGGGCGAAGGATCTAAAGGATCCACAAGCTGTTCTAGAGGGGATAGTGGAGACGGCTAGAAAAGCCTATCAAGAGGCCGGCATAGTCCATGGAGATCTAAGCCCATATAATGTCATAGTATCTAGCGAGGGTGAGGAGCCATATGTGATCGACTGGCCACAGTGGATTAGATCAAGTGAGGATAACGCCATAGAGATCCTGGAGAGGGATCTAGGGTACATAGCGGAGTTCTTCAGAAAGAGATTTGGTTTAGAGGTAGAGGCAGGGGTTCTCGTTAAAAGGGTTGTGGGGGGTTATGATGATCGGTGA
- a CDS encoding U6 snRNA-associated Sm-like protein LSm6: MPVHQRPESPIKVLRSATSKTVMVKLKDGSEFIGRLDLTDGTMNVVLSDAVQVKEGSNEPATKFGKILIRGSQILYISTEYGEKGLT, translated from the coding sequence TTGCCAGTCCATCAGAGGCCTGAGAGCCCTATAAAGGTGTTGAGATCAGCTACATCGAAGACTGTGATGGTGAAGCTGAAGGATGGCTCTGAATTCATAGGAAGGCTAGACCTTACAGATGGCACAATGAACGTGGTTCTCAGCGATGCTGTACAGGTTAAGGAGGGTAGTAACGAGCCTGCAACGAAATTTGGGAAGATCTTGATAAGGGGTAGCCAGATCCTATATATATCCACAGAATATGGTGAGAAGGGGCTTACATAG
- a CDS encoding transcription factor yields the protein MLLNRMSAGNSTGIGLNVVMEIVRSTFGEPSRQVFEILLRVNREVQDEEIASMSGLHVNEVRRILYKLAEHGFVTSRRIRDRETGYYVYFWRANIEYLPQILIARKKIVMNKLISRLRYEETYVFTCSGCKDNERFSFDDALSNDFKCPHCGAPLSPVDNSLIIKRLKELIELIRLGVERDEKRLYSRGR from the coding sequence GTGTTGCTAAACCGCATGTCAGCGGGGAACTCCACCGGTATTGGGCTGAATGTTGTTATGGAGATTGTTAGGAGTACTTTTGGCGAGCCGTCGAGGCAGGTCTTCGAGATCCTTTTAAGGGTTAATAGGGAGGTGCAGGATGAGGAGATAGCGTCTATGAGCGGGCTTCATGTGAATGAGGTGAGGAGGATCCTATATAAGCTTGCTGAGCACGGCTTTGTAACCTCTAGGAGGATTAGGGATAGGGAGACCGGGTATTACGTGTATTTCTGGAGGGCTAATATCGAGTATCTCCCCCAGATACTTATTGCGAGGAAGAAGATTGTTATGAATAAGCTCATATCTAGGCTTAGATATGAGGAGACATATGTCTTCACATGCTCAGGGTGTAAAGATAACGAGAGATTCTCTTTCGACGATGCCCTCTCAAATGACTTTAAATGCCCCCACTGCGGTGCCCCGTTATCTCCTGTGGATAACTCGTTGATTATCAAGAGGCTTAAGGAGCTTATAGAGCTTATAAGGCTAGGCGTGGAGAGGGATGAGAAGAGGCTATATAGCAGGGGTCGTTGA